Proteins from one Salinispora arenicola genomic window:
- a CDS encoding proline--tRNA ligase, with the protein MLLRMSTLLLRTLREDPADAEVPSHRLLLRAGYLRRAALGGYTWLPLGKLVLDRVAEVIRTEMLAIGDQEVHFPALLPAEPYRTSGRWTEYGDDLITLVDRRGAEHLLAPTHEEPAALLVKELFTSYRDFPVGIFQIQTKFRDEARPRAGLLRGREFLMKDAYSFDLDEAGLQAAYDRHRSAYQKIFARLGLDYAVVHAVSGAMGGSASEEFLATSKVGEDVYVGCTACDHAANTEAVTTLAPPASNPEERPATQVHDTPDTPTIASLVGLANARALAGRDDWAAGDTLKNVVLTIRPPGAAKSELLVIGLPGDREVDLKRVAATLAPATVTVFDGWADHPELVRGYLGPQVMAKLGVRYLVDPRVVPGTAWLTGANEPGRHATNVVCGRDFLPDGTIEAAEVRPGDPCPACRTGQLTLRRGIEIGHIFQLGRRYTDAFTVDVLGPEGQSVRPTMGCYGIGVSRAVAVIAEQHHDERGLVWPTEVAPCDVHLVAAGRGPQVETALGLGNRLAEAGLRVLVDDREHVSAGVKFTDAELVGIPRTVVVGRRLADGYAEVRDRPTGDRRELPVDGLVAHLADEARRV; encoded by the coding sequence ATGCTGCTACGGATGTCGACCCTGCTGCTGCGGACCCTCCGTGAGGACCCAGCAGACGCAGAGGTACCGAGCCACCGGCTGCTCCTGCGCGCCGGCTACCTCCGCCGCGCCGCCCTCGGTGGGTACACCTGGCTGCCGCTGGGCAAGCTCGTGCTCGACCGGGTGGCCGAGGTGATCCGGACCGAGATGCTCGCGATCGGTGACCAGGAGGTGCACTTCCCGGCGCTGCTGCCGGCCGAGCCGTACCGGACCAGCGGGCGGTGGACGGAGTACGGCGACGACCTCATCACCCTCGTCGACCGAAGGGGCGCCGAGCACCTGCTCGCCCCGACCCACGAGGAGCCGGCGGCCCTGCTGGTCAAGGAGCTGTTCACCTCGTACCGGGACTTCCCCGTAGGGATCTTCCAGATACAGACAAAGTTCCGCGACGAGGCACGGCCCCGGGCCGGTCTGTTGCGTGGGCGCGAGTTCCTGATGAAGGACGCGTACTCCTTCGACCTGGACGAGGCGGGTCTCCAGGCCGCCTACGACCGACACCGGAGCGCGTACCAAAAGATCTTCGCGCGGCTCGGCCTGGACTACGCGGTCGTGCACGCCGTTTCCGGGGCGATGGGCGGCTCGGCTTCGGAGGAGTTCCTGGCCACGTCCAAGGTCGGCGAGGACGTCTACGTCGGCTGCACCGCGTGCGACCACGCCGCGAACACCGAGGCCGTGACCACACTCGCCCCGCCGGCCTCGAACCCGGAGGAACGGCCGGCGACTCAGGTGCACGACACCCCGGACACACCGACGATCGCCAGCCTGGTCGGCCTCGCCAACGCCCGTGCGCTGGCCGGCCGGGACGACTGGGCCGCCGGCGACACCCTGAAGAATGTCGTCCTCACGATCCGCCCGCCCGGCGCGGCGAAGTCCGAGCTCCTGGTCATCGGCCTTCCCGGTGACCGGGAGGTTGATCTCAAGCGGGTCGCGGCGACACTCGCCCCGGCGACCGTCACCGTGTTCGACGGCTGGGCCGACCACCCCGAGTTGGTCCGTGGCTACCTCGGGCCGCAGGTCATGGCCAAGCTCGGTGTCCGTTACCTGGTCGACCCCCGGGTGGTGCCCGGCACCGCCTGGCTGACCGGCGCGAACGAGCCCGGACGGCACGCGACGAACGTCGTCTGCGGTCGAGACTTCCTGCCCGACGGCACGATCGAGGCCGCCGAGGTCCGTCCCGGCGATCCCTGCCCGGCCTGCCGCACCGGGCAGCTCACCCTACGTCGGGGCATCGAGATCGGGCACATCTTCCAGCTCGGTCGCCGCTACACCGACGCGTTCACCGTGGACGTGCTCGGCCCGGAGGGCCAGTCGGTCCGACCCACGATGGGCTGCTACGGCATCGGTGTGTCCCGGGCGGTCGCGGTGATCGCCGAGCAGCACCACGACGAGCGGGGCCTCGTCTGGCCGACCGAGGTCGCGCCATGCGACGTACACCTGGTGGCGGCCGGTAGGGGACCGCAGGTGGAGACAGCACTCGGCCTCGGCAACCGTCTCGCCGAGGCCGGCCTACGGGTGCTGGTGGACGACCGAGAGCACGTCTCCGCCGGGGTGAAGTTCACCGACGCGGAACTGGTCGGCATTCCCCGGACGGTCGTGGTCGGCCGCCGGCTCGCCGACGGGTACGCCGAGGTGCGTGACCGGCCCACCGGCGATCGTCGCGAACTGCCGGTGGACGGCCTCGTCGCACACCTGGCCGACGAGGCACGGAGGGTGTAG
- the sucB gene encoding 2-oxoglutarate dehydrogenase, E2 component, dihydrolipoamide succinyltransferase: MPVSVTMPRLGESVTEGTVTRWLKQEGDTVEVDEPLLEVSTDKVDTEIPSPAAGVLTRIVVGEDETAEVGSELATIGDEASSGGGAAPQQAATSAPEPTAAAEGSGPEPAQPAEEQPAPAPSGEGTPVTMPALGESVTEGTVTRWLKQVGETVEVDEPLLEVSTDKVDTEIPSPVAGTVLEITVAEDETADVGATLAVVGAAGATPKAEPKPEPKAAAPAPKPEPEVTEPTPGVSYNEPAAETEVAAEPAKAEQAAAPSAPAPQPSGTGGAETPGYVTPLVRKLAGEHGVDLATVNGTGVGGRIRKQDVLDAAEQARAAKAAPAPAAEPAPAAPKPAARPAPSSKRGATEKLPRIRATIAKRMHESLHEMAQLTTVVEVDVTRIAKLRAQAKDSFQQRHGVKLSFLPFFALAAVEALQAYPIVNAQMDLAAGTITYPEAEHLGIAVDTERGLMVPVIHNAGDLNLGGIAKRVSDLAERTRTNKISPDELAGATFTLTNTGSRGALFDTPIVPSPQSAMLGTGAVVKRPVVVNDPELGEVVAVRSMIYLALSYDHRLIDGADAARFLGAIKERLEAGNFEAELGR; encoded by the coding sequence ATGCCGGTATCGGTCACCATGCCCCGGCTCGGTGAAAGCGTCACCGAGGGCACCGTCACGCGCTGGCTCAAGCAGGAGGGCGACACCGTCGAGGTTGACGAGCCGCTGCTCGAGGTGTCGACCGACAAGGTGGACACCGAGATCCCGTCCCCCGCGGCCGGCGTGCTGACCCGGATCGTGGTCGGCGAGGACGAGACCGCCGAGGTCGGCAGCGAGCTGGCGACGATCGGCGACGAGGCGTCGAGTGGCGGCGGGGCCGCGCCACAGCAGGCGGCCACGTCGGCACCCGAGCCGACCGCCGCCGCTGAGGGGAGCGGCCCGGAGCCGGCGCAGCCCGCCGAGGAGCAGCCGGCTCCCGCGCCGTCGGGCGAGGGTACCCCGGTGACGATGCCGGCCCTCGGCGAGAGCGTTACCGAGGGCACGGTCACCCGCTGGCTCAAGCAGGTCGGCGAGACCGTGGAGGTCGACGAGCCGCTGCTCGAGGTGTCGACCGACAAGGTGGACACCGAGATCCCGTCGCCGGTCGCCGGGACCGTCCTGGAGATCACCGTGGCGGAGGACGAGACGGCGGACGTCGGCGCGACGCTGGCGGTCGTCGGCGCGGCCGGTGCCACGCCGAAGGCCGAGCCGAAGCCTGAGCCGAAGGCGGCGGCCCCCGCACCGAAGCCCGAGCCGGAGGTCACCGAGCCGACCCCGGGGGTGTCCTACAACGAGCCGGCGGCGGAGACCGAGGTCGCCGCCGAACCGGCGAAGGCCGAGCAGGCCGCCGCCCCGTCCGCGCCCGCCCCGCAGCCGTCGGGAACCGGCGGTGCGGAAACCCCGGGATACGTCACCCCGCTGGTCCGCAAGCTGGCCGGTGAGCACGGGGTCGACCTGGCCACGGTCAACGGCACCGGCGTCGGTGGCCGGATCCGGAAGCAGGACGTCCTCGACGCCGCCGAGCAGGCCCGCGCGGCCAAGGCGGCTCCGGCCCCGGCCGCGGAGCCCGCCCCGGCGGCGCCGAAGCCGGCTGCCCGGCCCGCGCCCAGCAGCAAGCGGGGCGCCACCGAGAAGCTGCCCCGGATCCGCGCGACCATCGCGAAGCGGATGCACGAGTCGCTGCACGAGATGGCGCAGCTCACCACCGTGGTCGAGGTCGACGTCACCCGGATCGCCAAGCTGCGGGCCCAGGCGAAGGACTCGTTCCAGCAGCGGCACGGCGTGAAGCTGTCCTTCCTGCCGTTCTTCGCTCTGGCCGCCGTCGAGGCGTTGCAGGCGTACCCGATCGTCAACGCCCAGATGGACCTGGCGGCCGGGACGATCACCTACCCAGAGGCGGAGCACCTCGGCATCGCCGTGGACACCGAGCGGGGCCTGATGGTGCCGGTCATTCACAACGCCGGCGACCTCAACCTCGGTGGCATCGCCAAGCGGGTCTCCGACCTGGCCGAGCGCACCCGTACCAACAAGATCAGCCCGGATGAGCTCGCTGGTGCGACGTTCACGCTGACCAACACCGGCAGCCGGGGCGCCCTCTTCGACACCCCGATCGTGCCGTCGCCGCAGTCGGCGATGCTCGGCACGGGTGCCGTGGTCAAGCGCCCGGTCGTGGTCAACGACCCGGAACTGGGCGAGGTCGTGGCCGTCCGGTCAATGATCTACCTGGCCCTGTCGTACGACCACCGACTGATCGACGGTGCCGACGCGGCCCGTTTCCTTGGCGCGATCAAGGAACGGCTGGAGGCCGGCAACTTCGAGGCCGAACTGGGCCGGTAA
- the lpdA gene encoding dihydrolipoyl dehydrogenase — protein MTPRCSQATWELDVSEPNETFDTVILGGGSGGYAAALRAAELGLSVALVEKGKLGGTCLHNGCIPTKALLHTAEVADQTRESEQFGVKAELVGIDMAAVNSYKDGVVARLYKGLQGLVGGAKNITFVAGAGRLVAPNTVEVDGKRYTGRNIILASGSYAKSLPGLEVDGERIITSDHALVMDRVPESVIVLGGGVIGVEFASVWKSFGVDVTVIEALPRLVAAEDEESSKALERAFRKRKINFKVGKPFEKVEKTGKGVRVTIAGGETVEAELLLVAVGRGPNTAGLGYEEQGVRMDRGYVLTDERLRTSVPNVYAVGDIVPGLQLAHRGFQQGIFVAEEIAGQNPAVIDEAGIPRVTYSDPELASVGLTEAKAKEQYGADKVKTYNYNLGGNGKSQILKTAGFVKLVRVEDGPVVGVHMVGARVGELIGEAQLIYNWEAYPAEVAQLVHAHPTQSEALGEAHLALAGKPLHTHA, from the coding sequence GTGACCCCCCGATGCAGCCAGGCGACCTGGGAGTTGGACGTGAGCGAGCCGAACGAGACCTTCGACACCGTCATCCTCGGAGGTGGCAGCGGCGGCTACGCGGCGGCGCTGCGTGCTGCCGAGCTGGGCCTCTCCGTCGCGCTGGTCGAGAAGGGCAAGCTCGGCGGCACGTGCCTGCACAACGGCTGCATCCCGACCAAGGCGCTGCTGCACACGGCCGAGGTCGCCGACCAGACCCGCGAGTCGGAGCAGTTCGGCGTCAAGGCCGAGTTGGTCGGCATCGACATGGCGGCGGTCAACTCGTACAAGGACGGGGTGGTCGCCCGGCTGTACAAGGGCCTGCAGGGCCTGGTGGGCGGCGCGAAGAACATCACCTTCGTCGCCGGCGCCGGCCGCCTGGTCGCGCCGAACACCGTCGAGGTCGACGGCAAGCGGTACACCGGCCGCAACATCATTCTGGCCTCCGGCTCGTACGCGAAGAGCCTGCCCGGCCTGGAGGTCGACGGTGAGCGGATCATCACGAGCGACCACGCGCTGGTGATGGACCGCGTCCCGGAGTCGGTGATCGTTCTCGGTGGCGGCGTCATCGGGGTCGAGTTCGCCAGTGTGTGGAAGTCGTTCGGGGTCGACGTCACGGTCATCGAGGCGCTACCCCGGCTGGTCGCCGCCGAGGACGAGGAGTCGTCGAAGGCGCTGGAGCGGGCCTTCCGTAAGCGGAAGATCAACTTCAAGGTCGGCAAGCCGTTCGAGAAGGTCGAGAAGACCGGCAAGGGCGTCCGGGTGACCATCGCCGGCGGTGAGACCGTCGAAGCCGAGCTGCTGCTGGTCGCCGTTGGCCGCGGTCCGAACACCGCCGGCCTCGGTTACGAGGAACAGGGCGTCCGGATGGACCGGGGCTACGTGCTGACCGACGAGCGGCTGCGCACCAGCGTGCCGAACGTCTACGCGGTCGGTGACATCGTGCCCGGCCTCCAGCTCGCGCACCGTGGCTTCCAGCAGGGCATCTTCGTCGCCGAGGAGATCGCCGGACAGAATCCGGCCGTCATCGACGAGGCCGGCATTCCCCGGGTCACCTACTCCGACCCCGAGCTGGCGTCGGTCGGCCTGACCGAGGCGAAGGCCAAGGAGCAGTACGGTGCCGACAAGGTCAAGACCTACAACTACAACCTGGGCGGCAACGGCAAGAGCCAGATCCTCAAGACGGCCGGCTTCGTCAAGCTGGTCCGGGTCGAGGACGGCCCGGTCGTCGGCGTGCACATGGTGGGTGCCCGGGTCGGTGAGCTGATCGGTGAGGCCCAGCTCATCTACAACTGGGAGGCGTACCCCGCCGAGGTGGCGCAGCTCGTGCACGCCCACCCGACGCAGAGCGAGGCTCTGGGTGAGGCGCACCTTGCCCTCGCCGGCAAGCCACTGCACACGCACGCCTGA
- a CDS encoding leucyl aminopeptidase has protein sequence MTSSTITLSLVDTDPAELAVDAIVIGVHSQPGERAGDLVGTLLLASGAESIAAAFDGKLTETLALLGATGGPGEVIKLATLGTVTAPVVAAVGLGPEPTGAAPAPEILRRAAGAAVRALAGTARVALTLPLPDDADAPAALRAVAEGALLGGYRFAGYKTRPQPARREPVAEVLVAVPDAGDAVATAEVARAQAVATAVRRSRDWVNAAPNELRPPAFADAVADAARAAGLEVEVLDEVALREGGYGGITAVGQGSEAPPRLVRISYTPAGGGTGKRVALVGKGITFDTGGVSIKPSQGMWEMKSDMAGAAAVAAAMLAVAELAPAVPVTAYVPMAENMPSGTAYRPGDVITMFDGKRVEVLNTDAEGRMILADAIARACTDGCDYLLETSTLTGGQVVALGKRVAGVMGTPELCERVRTAGEAVGEPTWPMPLPEDVRKGMDSEVADISQVNAGMDRAGHMLQGGVFLREFVADEVSWAHIDIAGPSYHSGEPTGYLTKGGTGVPVRTLLHLIEDIATQG, from the coding sequence GTGACATCGTCCACCATCACTCTCAGCCTCGTCGACACCGACCCCGCCGAACTCGCCGTCGACGCGATCGTCATCGGCGTGCACAGCCAGCCCGGTGAGCGGGCCGGCGACCTCGTCGGCACCCTGCTGCTGGCCAGCGGCGCGGAGAGCATCGCCGCGGCGTTCGATGGAAAATTGACCGAAACGCTGGCGTTGCTCGGCGCAACCGGCGGACCGGGCGAGGTGATCAAGCTCGCCACGCTCGGCACGGTAACCGCTCCGGTGGTTGCTGCGGTGGGCCTCGGACCGGAGCCGACCGGCGCCGCCCCCGCCCCTGAGATCCTGCGCCGTGCGGCCGGCGCGGCCGTGCGTGCGCTGGCCGGCACGGCCCGGGTCGCGCTGACCCTGCCGCTGCCGGACGACGCCGACGCACCGGCGGCGCTGCGCGCGGTCGCTGAGGGTGCGTTGCTGGGCGGGTACCGGTTCGCCGGCTACAAGACCCGTCCGCAGCCGGCCCGGCGGGAGCCGGTCGCGGAGGTGCTGGTGGCGGTCCCGGACGCGGGTGACGCGGTCGCCACCGCTGAGGTCGCCCGGGCGCAGGCGGTGGCCACCGCGGTCCGCCGCTCTCGGGACTGGGTCAACGCCGCCCCCAACGAGCTACGCCCGCCGGCCTTCGCCGACGCCGTGGCCGACGCCGCCCGCGCAGCCGGGCTGGAGGTGGAGGTCCTCGACGAGGTCGCCCTGCGCGAGGGTGGCTACGGCGGCATCACCGCCGTCGGGCAGGGGTCGGAGGCACCGCCACGGCTGGTGCGAATCAGCTACACCCCGGCTGGCGGGGGCACCGGCAAGCGGGTCGCCCTGGTCGGCAAGGGCATCACCTTCGACACCGGCGGCGTCTCGATCAAGCCGTCTCAGGGCATGTGGGAGATGAAGTCCGACATGGCCGGCGCCGCCGCCGTCGCCGCCGCGATGCTGGCGGTCGCGGAGCTTGCGCCCGCCGTGCCGGTGACCGCGTATGTGCCGATGGCGGAGAACATGCCCTCCGGCACCGCGTACCGGCCGGGCGATGTCATCACGATGTTCGACGGTAAGCGTGTCGAGGTGCTCAACACCGACGCCGAGGGGCGGATGATCCTCGCCGACGCGATCGCCCGCGCCTGCACGGACGGCTGCGACTACCTGCTGGAGACCTCCACCCTGACCGGCGGCCAGGTGGTCGCGCTGGGCAAGCGGGTGGCCGGTGTGATGGGCACGCCGGAGTTGTGTGAGCGGGTACGGACTGCCGGCGAGGCGGTCGGCGAGCCGACCTGGCCGATGCCGCTGCCGGAGGACGTGCGCAAGGGCATGGACTCCGAGGTCGCCGACATCTCCCAGGTCAACGCCGGGATGGATCGAGCAGGTCACATGCTTCAGGGCGGCGTGTTCCTGCGCGAGTTCGTCGCTGACGAGGTGTCCTGGGCGCACATCGACATCGCCGGGCCCAGCTACCACTCCGGCGAGCCGACCGGCTACCTGACCAAGGGCGGCACCGGCGTCCCCGTCCGCACCCTGCTGCACCTGATCGAGGACATCGCCACCCAGGGCTGA
- the gcvT gene encoding glycine cleavage system aminomethyltransferase GcvT: protein MTDATPGPADTRLRRSPLHDRHVAAGAKFALFGGWEMPLEYAGGGVLKEHTAVRGAVGVFDVSHLGKTRVTGPGAAEFVNACLSNDLTRIGPGRAQYTLCCDDATGGVVDDIIAYLYADDHVFLVPNAANTAEVVRRLRAAAPPSVTITDEHEAYAILAVQGPRSADLLDALGVPTGHDYMSFAPGTVAGANLTVCRTGYTGELGYELILPAAGAVPVWDALFATATELRACGLAARDTLRTEMGYPLHGQDLSPDITPVQARSGWAVGWNKPAFWGRAALLAEKSAGPRRRLRGLVAVDRAIPRPGMVVHHRDTPVGAITSGTFSPTRKQGIALALIDTEPGLDDGTEVEVDIRGRRASMRLVRPPFVDPSVR, encoded by the coding sequence ATGACCGACGCGACCCCCGGCCCCGCCGACACCCGGCTGCGCCGCTCCCCGCTGCACGACCGGCATGTCGCCGCTGGCGCCAAGTTCGCCCTGTTCGGCGGGTGGGAGATGCCGCTTGAGTACGCCGGGGGCGGTGTGCTGAAGGAGCACACGGCGGTCCGCGGCGCGGTCGGCGTCTTCGACGTGTCGCACCTGGGTAAGACGCGGGTTACCGGCCCTGGGGCGGCGGAGTTCGTCAACGCCTGCCTCAGCAACGACCTGACCCGGATCGGGCCGGGCCGGGCGCAATACACGCTCTGCTGCGACGACGCCACCGGTGGTGTGGTGGATGACATCATCGCCTACCTGTACGCCGACGACCACGTCTTCCTGGTCCCGAACGCCGCGAACACCGCCGAGGTGGTGCGCCGCCTACGGGCCGCCGCGCCACCCTCGGTCACGATCACCGACGAGCACGAGGCGTACGCGATCCTCGCGGTGCAGGGCCCGCGCTCGGCGGACCTGCTCGACGCGCTGGGCGTGCCCACCGGGCACGACTACATGAGCTTCGCGCCGGGCACGGTGGCCGGGGCCAACCTGACCGTGTGCCGCACCGGCTACACCGGCGAGCTGGGCTACGAACTGATTCTGCCCGCCGCCGGCGCCGTCCCGGTCTGGGACGCGCTCTTCGCCACCGCAACAGAGCTGCGGGCGTGCGGCCTGGCCGCTCGGGACACGCTGCGCACCGAGATGGGGTACCCGCTGCACGGGCAGGACCTGTCGCCTGACATCACCCCGGTGCAGGCCCGGTCGGGCTGGGCGGTCGGCTGGAACAAACCCGCGTTCTGGGGGCGCGCGGCACTGCTCGCGGAGAAGTCCGCCGGTCCCCGGCGCAGGTTGCGTGGCCTGGTGGCGGTCGATCGGGCCATCCCGCGTCCCGGCATGGTCGTGCACCACCGTGACACCCCGGTCGGCGCGATCACCAGCGGTACCTTCAGTCCGACCCGGAAGCAGGGCATTGCCCTGGCCCTGATCGACACCGAGCCCGGCCTGGACGACGGCACCGAGGTCGAGGTCGACATCCGAGGGCGCCGTGCGTCGATGCGCCTGGTCCGACCCCCGTTCGTCGACCCCTCGGTCCGGTAG
- a CDS encoding adenosylcobinamide-GDP ribazoletransferase: protein MPAEGRLAAGARLALTTFTTVPVRAGRIDRAVAGTAMALAPAVGALLGAVLAGVLLVTGGFAPPLVAAGVTVGTSALLTRGLHLDGLADTVDALGSYRRGPAALEIMKKPDVGPFGVTALVVVLLVQAAVLAELAERSALATLAAVVTATATGRLGVGVACRRGLPAARPDGLGALVAGTVGPPALAAGTVAVALLALAAVPDRPWQGPLVVAAALATAVWLLRHVVRRLGGITGDVLGATVEVVTTLVYLGLVLSG from the coding sequence GTGCCGGCTGAGGGGCGGCTCGCCGCCGGGGCCCGGCTGGCGCTGACCACCTTCACGACGGTGCCGGTGCGCGCGGGCCGGATCGACCGTGCCGTGGCGGGCACCGCGATGGCTCTTGCCCCAGCCGTCGGCGCGCTGCTCGGCGCCGTACTCGCCGGAGTGCTGCTTGTCACCGGGGGTTTCGCACCACCGCTGGTGGCAGCCGGTGTCACGGTCGGCACCAGCGCGTTGCTGACCCGGGGGCTGCACCTCGACGGGCTCGCCGACACCGTGGACGCGCTTGGCTCATACCGACGAGGCCCCGCCGCGTTGGAGATCATGAAGAAGCCGGACGTCGGTCCGTTCGGGGTGACCGCGCTGGTGGTCGTACTCCTGGTGCAGGCGGCGGTGCTCGCGGAGTTGGCCGAACGCTCGGCGCTGGCCACGCTGGCGGCGGTGGTGACGGCCACCGCCACTGGCCGGCTCGGGGTCGGAGTGGCCTGCCGGCGCGGGCTGCCGGCAGCGCGGCCGGACGGGCTGGGCGCCCTCGTTGCCGGCACCGTCGGGCCGCCCGCGCTGGCCGCCGGGACCGTTGCCGTTGCGCTGCTGGCACTCGCCGCCGTGCCGGACCGCCCGTGGCAGGGTCCACTTGTCGTCGCCGCCGCCCTCGCCACCGCCGTCTGGCTGCTCCGACACGTGGTACGCCGTCTCGGCGGTATCACCGGCGATGTTCTCGGCGCTACCGTCGAGGTGGTCACCACCCTGGTCTACCTGGGACTGGTGTTGTCCGGCTGA
- a CDS encoding bifunctional adenosylcobinamide kinase/adenosylcobinamide-phosphate guanylyltransferase, with product MSVDGWNTVLVLGGIRSGKSEFAEFLVADAPMVRYVATAADISTQDEEWAARLEAHRARRPETWTTEETAGDPRRLATVIAAAQPSETLLVDDLGGWVTALLDPAHRPADDTATITELAEAVRSCPARLVVVSSEVGLSLVPTTPLGRAFADTLGTANRAIADAADAVALVVAGQPSWLKPTPPTRAAAVPAQAMPAGALQKNAAGPAAEHSADVAEPALPEVLTPSALPSSAGPAGDNSTPWSSMTPPVVATGLAIQPGMELPMPDEDAGSQAMERLVTLDLPGAGFGGLDRLVGFAAATQGIPTPAPWGKVRVLLVHGDHAGGTAAGTTSGDSARRVRDTRAGRGALARLAAEAGAELQVVDAPSAGPIETEPALSPDEVESALQHGWRLAEQAADAGVRLLVLGACGAGTDAAAAAVFAATAGAEPPAVLARVHTDAGEYDDAAWMVRCAAVRDGLHRSRHSPGSAKDILAELGGGDLAVATGVLLGATARRLPVLLDGPVGVAAGLVSRDLAGQSRHWCLLADHGRHPGVQLAADVLGLTPLLDLRLDLGEGANALVALPLLRSALALAAALPTHPSLDVEPDDARPTTGDAGPTTNSAGAGRDEPDEAGSTDEAGSTDEPDPVEPTADEPDFREPEPAGPGPTSTEAESTTLDPSGRRAG from the coding sequence ATGTCCGTTGACGGGTGGAACACGGTCCTGGTGCTCGGCGGTATCCGGTCCGGTAAATCCGAGTTCGCTGAGTTTCTAGTCGCCGACGCGCCGATGGTTCGGTACGTGGCCACCGCTGCCGACATCAGCACCCAGGACGAGGAGTGGGCGGCTCGCCTCGAAGCCCACCGCGCCCGCCGGCCGGAGACGTGGACCACCGAGGAGACGGCGGGGGATCCGCGCCGGCTGGCGACCGTGATAGCCGCCGCACAGCCATCCGAAACGCTGCTCGTTGACGATCTCGGCGGCTGGGTGACGGCCCTGCTCGACCCGGCCCACCGGCCTGCCGACGACACGGCCACCATCACCGAACTGGCCGAGGCGGTCCGCTCCTGCCCCGCCCGGCTGGTGGTGGTGAGCTCCGAGGTCGGCCTCTCTCTGGTGCCCACGACTCCACTCGGCCGCGCCTTCGCCGACACGCTCGGCACCGCCAACCGGGCGATCGCCGACGCCGCCGACGCGGTCGCGCTGGTGGTAGCCGGCCAGCCCAGTTGGCTCAAGCCCACCCCGCCGACCCGCGCGGCCGCTGTCCCGGCGCAGGCCATGCCGGCCGGCGCGCTGCAAAAAAACGCTGCCGGCCCGGCCGCCGAACACTCCGCCGACGTCGCGGAACCGGCGCTGCCGGAGGTGCTGACCCCGAGCGCCTTGCCCTCCTCGGCTGGACCTGCCGGAGACAACAGCACCCCCTGGTCGTCGATGACGCCGCCGGTGGTCGCGACCGGTCTGGCCATCCAGCCGGGCATGGAGTTGCCCATGCCCGACGAGGACGCCGGCTCGCAGGCCATGGAGCGGCTGGTCACCCTGGACCTGCCCGGTGCCGGATTCGGCGGACTCGATCGTCTGGTCGGGTTCGCCGCCGCCACCCAGGGCATCCCGACACCCGCACCCTGGGGCAAGGTCCGAGTACTCCTGGTACACGGCGACCACGCGGGCGGCACCGCCGCCGGCACAACCTCCGGTGACTCCGCCCGCCGGGTCCGGGACACCAGGGCCGGCCGGGGTGCGCTGGCCCGCCTCGCGGCCGAGGCCGGGGCCGAGTTGCAGGTGGTCGACGCCCCCTCCGCCGGCCCGATCGAGACCGAGCCCGCGCTGTCTCCCGACGAGGTCGAATCGGCGCTCCAGCACGGCTGGCGGCTCGCCGAGCAGGCCGCCGACGCGGGCGTGCGGCTGCTGGTGTTGGGGGCGTGCGGTGCCGGCACCGACGCCGCCGCGGCAGCGGTGTTCGCCGCGACGGCCGGCGCGGAGCCACCCGCCGTGCTCGCTCGGGTGCACACCGACGCGGGCGAGTACGACGACGCCGCGTGGATGGTCCGCTGCGCGGCCGTCCGAGACGGGCTACACCGCAGCCGCCACTCGCCCGGCAGCGCCAAGGACATCCTGGCCGAGTTGGGCGGCGGTGACCTCGCCGTGGCCACCGGTGTGTTGCTCGGTGCGACCGCGCGCCGGCTACCGGTGCTCCTGGACGGGCCGGTCGGGGTCGCAGCCGGCCTGGTCAGCCGTGACCTGGCCGGGCAGTCCCGGCACTGGTGCCTGCTCGCCGACCACGGCCGGCATCCCGGCGTCCAACTCGCCGCTGACGTGCTCGGCCTGACCCCGTTGCTCGACCTCCGGCTGGATCTGGGGGAGGGCGCGAACGCGCTGGTGGCGTTGCCGCTGCTGCGGTCGGCGCTGGCCTTGGCCGCGGCACTTCCGACGCACCCGTCGCTCGATGTCGAGCCGGACGATGCCAGGCCGACGACGGGCGACGCCGGGCCGACGACAAACAGCGCAGGAGCAGGGAGGGACGAGCCGGACGAAGCAGGGTCCACGGACGAGGCCGGGTCGACCGACGAACCGGACCCTGTCGAGCCCACGGCCGACGAGCCGGACTTCCGCGAGCCGGAACCGGCCGGGCCGGGGCCCACCAGCACCGAAGCGGAGTCCACGACGCTGGATCCATCCGGCCGGCGTGCCGGCTGA